One Curtobacterium sp. MCLR17_007 DNA window includes the following coding sequences:
- a CDS encoding Rv3235 family protein, which produces MGGGGDLVEPLEPDGQVGPVGPVEPVGPVGLVGPVVGRPGDPAPRTLDDPAVTAKALALCVAEILSGAREVDSIARWITEDVHRHLQQRAAYAARARSATRHRGRRASIRVGSAVVSLPVDGVAEVSVVVHTRSHARAVAIRLEVRAGRWRATAIGML; this is translated from the coding sequence GTGGGCGGGGGCGGCGACCTGGTCGAGCCCCTCGAGCCGGACGGGCAGGTCGGGCCGGTCGGGCCGGTCGAACCGGTCGGGCCGGTCGGACTGGTCGGGCCGGTCGTCGGTCGACCGGGCGATCCGGCTCCCCGCACCCTCGATGACCCGGCCGTCACCGCGAAGGCGCTCGCCCTCTGCGTCGCGGAGATCCTCAGCGGAGCCCGCGAGGTCGACAGCATCGCGCGCTGGATCACCGAGGACGTCCACCGACACCTCCAGCAGCGTGCCGCCTACGCCGCGCGTGCACGGTCGGCGACGCGCCACCGCGGCCGACGCGCGTCCATCCGGGTCGGCAGCGCCGTCGTCAGCCTCCCGGTCGACGGCGTGGCCGAGGTGAGCGTCGTGGTGCACACACGGTCACACGCCCGCGCCGTGGCGATCCGGCTCGAGGTCCGCGCCGGGCGCT